A window from Rhizosphaericola mali encodes these proteins:
- a CDS encoding aspartate-semialdehyde dehydrogenase: MKVAVVGATGLVGSKMLQVLTERNFPVTELLPVASEKSIGKEIEFKGKKYAIVSMQDAIDAKPAVAIFSAGGDTSKEWAPKFAEVGTTVVDNSSAWRMDPSKKLIVPEINADSLTETDKIIANPNCSTIQMVVALNPLYKKYGIKRIVVSTYQSVSGSGKKGVDQLESERNGGKSSNPAYAHPIDRNILPQIDVFLDNGYTKEEMKMVNETKKIMRNEDIAVTATTVRVPVTGGHSESVNVEFDQDFNLEEVKELLANAPGVVLEDDIKNGIYPMPINAYEKDDVFVGRLRRDESQANTLNMWIVSDNIRKGAATNAVQIAEYLTENGLIK; encoded by the coding sequence ATGAAAGTGGCTGTTGTCGGTGCTACCGGTTTGGTAGGTTCAAAAATGTTGCAAGTATTGACGGAAAGAAATTTTCCAGTTACAGAATTATTACCTGTTGCGTCCGAAAAATCTATCGGAAAAGAAATTGAATTTAAAGGTAAAAAATATGCGATCGTAAGTATGCAAGATGCAATCGATGCTAAACCTGCTGTAGCAATTTTCTCTGCAGGTGGCGACACGTCCAAAGAATGGGCGCCAAAATTTGCAGAAGTAGGCACGACCGTTGTCGATAATTCTTCCGCGTGGAGAATGGATCCTTCCAAAAAATTAATCGTACCAGAAATCAATGCGGACTCATTAACCGAAACAGACAAAATCATCGCGAATCCAAATTGTTCTACGATTCAAATGGTCGTAGCATTAAATCCTTTGTATAAAAAATATGGTATCAAAAGAATCGTTGTAAGCACTTACCAAAGCGTTTCTGGTTCGGGTAAAAAAGGTGTTGACCAATTAGAATCTGAAAGAAATGGAGGTAAATCTTCCAATCCAGCTTATGCACATCCAATAGACAGAAATATTTTACCGCAGATTGATGTTTTCTTGGACAATGGTTATACCAAAGAGGAAATGAAAATGGTCAATGAAACCAAAAAAATAATGCGTAATGAGGATATCGCTGTTACCGCAACCACAGTAAGAGTACCTGTTACTGGCGGACATAGCGAATCTGTTAATGTTGAATTTGATCAAGATTTCAATTTGGAGGAAGTAAAAGAATTGTTAGCGAATGCACCAGGTGTCGTTTTAGAAGACGATATCAAAAACGGAATTTACCCAATGCCAATTAATGCGTATGAAAAAGATGATGTATTTGTAGGCCGTCTTCGTAGAGATGAATCTCAAGCTAACACATTGAATATGTGGATTGTAAGTGACAATATTCGCAAAGGAGCAGCAACGAATGCAGTTCAGATTGCAGAATATTTAACTGAAAATGGCTTGATTAAATAA
- a CDS encoding M13 family metallopeptidase, whose product MNKFTKTIMAASVLSATCLMANAGPGGPKKPQKKTTAPAKKTALDLSFIDKSVVPGDNFFRYANGKWLDTATIPSTETGIGSFYDLAKSVRENLKLILQEASKNPGAKGSVNQLVGDFYASGMDSATIEKLGYSPIEPILKNIDKISSISELLQFVAAREHENGSSFLSWGIGPDDKNSSQNIVQFSQGGTGLPDRDYYFSTDPNKVKIVDAYKKYLTTAFTLVGIDAATAAKNTEIVFNIEKELASAHRTRVELRNPQLNYNKFSVADLDKKEPNIGWSKLLTELGAPTQTILIGQPAYYAKLDSLLTTVSISDWKVYYKAKTILGAASLLSSPFVNAQFAYSQVISGQKVQKPRWERIYGMTDGNLGEPLGQLYVKKYFTQTAKERMDQLVTNLEKSFAARIQKLDWMSDSTKKISLDKLSAFIRKIGYPDKWRDYSKVDINRNTFFENVESAAKNNYDYQLSQLNKPVDKTLWGMTPPTINAYYNPTINEIVFPAGILQPPFFNPEADDAVNYGGIGMVIGHEMTHGFDDQGSQYDKNGNLENWWGASDKSKFEEKVKQVVKLYDSFTVLDSLHVNGSLTTGENMADIGGIAIAYDAFKLTKQGHSTEKIDGFTPDQRFFLSFAQIWRIKLKDETVRRLIDLDPHSPAKWRVIGPLMNFTPFYQAFDVKPGQTMYRPESERIKIW is encoded by the coding sequence ATGAATAAATTCACAAAAACCATTATGGCAGCTAGCGTGCTTTCCGCTACATGTCTTATGGCTAATGCAGGTCCAGGTGGCCCTAAAAAACCTCAAAAGAAAACTACAGCACCTGCAAAAAAAACGGCGTTAGATCTTTCTTTTATCGATAAAAGTGTCGTCCCTGGCGATAATTTTTTCCGCTACGCAAATGGAAAATGGTTAGATACAGCAACGATCCCATCTACAGAAACAGGTATTGGTTCTTTTTATGATCTTGCCAAATCTGTACGTGAAAATCTAAAATTGATTTTACAAGAAGCATCTAAAAACCCAGGAGCAAAAGGCAGTGTCAATCAACTAGTCGGTGATTTTTATGCTTCTGGTATGGATAGCGCTACCATTGAAAAACTGGGTTACAGTCCGATTGAACCGATTTTGAAAAATATTGACAAAATTTCTAGCATTTCCGAATTATTGCAATTTGTTGCCGCTCGTGAACATGAAAATGGTTCTTCTTTCTTGTCTTGGGGTATTGGACCAGATGATAAAAATAGTTCTCAAAACATTGTTCAATTTAGTCAAGGTGGCACAGGTCTTCCTGACAGAGATTATTATTTCTCTACAGATCCTAATAAAGTTAAAATCGTAGACGCATATAAAAAATATTTGACTACGGCATTCACTTTAGTGGGTATCGATGCGGCTACCGCAGCAAAAAATACGGAAATCGTTTTCAATATTGAAAAAGAATTAGCCAGCGCACATAGAACTAGAGTAGAATTGCGAAATCCTCAATTGAACTATAATAAATTCTCTGTTGCGGATTTGGATAAAAAAGAACCAAATATTGGTTGGAGCAAATTACTTACTGAGTTAGGTGCGCCTACGCAAACTATCTTAATCGGCCAACCAGCTTACTATGCTAAATTAGATTCACTTTTAACCACAGTATCCATCAGCGACTGGAAAGTGTACTATAAAGCAAAAACAATCCTAGGAGCAGCGTCCTTGTTGAGTTCTCCTTTTGTAAATGCACAATTTGCATATAGTCAAGTTATTAGCGGACAGAAAGTACAAAAACCAAGATGGGAAAGAATCTATGGTATGACAGATGGTAATCTTGGTGAACCTTTGGGACAATTGTATGTAAAAAAATACTTTACCCAAACTGCCAAAGAAAGAATGGACCAATTAGTAACTAATTTGGAAAAATCATTTGCAGCTAGAATCCAAAAATTGGATTGGATGAGCGATTCTACAAAGAAAATCTCTTTGGATAAATTGAGTGCATTTATCAGAAAAATTGGTTATCCTGACAAATGGAGAGATTATAGTAAAGTCGATATCAACAGAAATACTTTTTTCGAAAATGTAGAATCTGCTGCTAAAAACAATTATGACTATCAACTATCCCAATTGAACAAACCAGTTGATAAAACATTGTGGGGTATGACTCCTCCAACAATCAATGCATACTATAACCCAACGATTAATGAGATTGTATTCCCTGCAGGTATATTACAACCTCCATTCTTCAATCCAGAAGCGGACGATGCAGTTAACTATGGTGGTATCGGTATGGTCATCGGTCACGAGATGACTCACGGATTTGATGACCAAGGTTCCCAATATGACAAAAATGGTAATTTGGAAAATTGGTGGGGAGCGTCTGACAAATCTAAATTTGAAGAAAAAGTAAAACAAGTAGTCAAATTATATGACAGTTTCACGGTTTTGGATTCTTTACATGTTAATGGTTCACTTACTACAGGTGAAAACATGGCAGATATTGGTGGTATCGCCATCGCTTATGACGCTTTCAAATTAACAAAACAAGGACATAGCACTGAAAAAATTGACGGTTTCACTCCAGATCAAAGATTTTTCTTGTCCTTCGCGCAAATCTGGAGAATCAAATTAAAAGATGAAACAGTTAGAAGGTTAATCGACTTGGATCCACACTCTCCAGCAAAATGGCGTGTAATCGGGCCGTTGATGAACTTCACTCCTTTCTATCAAGCGTTTGATGTAAAACCAGGGCAAACAATGTATCGCCCAGAATCTGAAAGAATTAAGATTTGGTAA
- a CDS encoding DUF2490 domain-containing protein, translating into MSMISIFPIFAQRISDHNTIGWYTTTITPKINEKWSGHFEYQWRRTDWVKNWQQSLLRVGITYKLQENVIAQVGYGWARTFDYGEYFLSAINKTFDEHRIYEQIVLSSQYGKVKLTNRFRLEQRWLAVYKSVEDTKPQRWNYLNRMRFMPRVDVPISKNGWYVAAYDEVMLGFGGNIGQNIFDQNRIAGLVGFNINKTARVEGGFLNQTVQFGRQIDQQNVFQYNKGIIINTYFNL; encoded by the coding sequence ATGAGTATGATATCTATATTTCCCATATTTGCTCAAAGGATTTCGGATCATAATACAATAGGCTGGTACACGACTACAATTACCCCTAAAATAAATGAAAAATGGAGCGGTCATTTCGAATATCAATGGAGACGTACGGATTGGGTAAAAAATTGGCAGCAAAGCCTTTTGCGTGTTGGTATTACTTATAAATTACAAGAAAATGTAATTGCGCAAGTCGGTTATGGTTGGGCGCGTACATTCGACTATGGAGAATATTTTTTGTCTGCGATCAATAAAACATTTGACGAACATCGCATCTATGAGCAGATTGTTTTAAGTAGTCAATATGGGAAAGTAAAATTGACCAATCGATTTAGATTAGAACAGCGTTGGCTTGCTGTGTACAAAAGTGTTGAGGATACGAAACCTCAACGATGGAATTATCTAAATAGAATGCGATTCATGCCTAGAGTGGATGTCCCAATTAGTAAAAATGGTTGGTATGTTGCAGCTTATGATGAAGTAATGCTAGGCTTTGGTGGTAATATTGGTCAAAATATTTTTGATCAAAATAGGATTGCTGGATTGGTAGGTTTTAATATTAATAAAACGGCTAGGGTTGAAGGCGGATTTTTAAATCAAACTGTACAGTTTGGAAGACAAATCGATCAGCAAAATGTATTTCAATACAATAAAGGAATTATAATAAATACTTATTTTAATCTATAA
- the pyrH gene encoding UMP kinase: MLPKYKRVLLKLSGESLQAKGSNDPFDPKIIEQYARDIKGITELGVQVAVVVGGGNIYRGMNEADSGIERAHGDYMGMLATMINGMAMQAMLEKIGVYTRLQSAIQMEQVAEPYIRRRAIRHLEKGRVVIFAAGTGNPYFTTDTAGSLRAVEIKADIILKGTRVDGIYTADPEKDPTATRYEKISYQECISNNLKVMDMTAFTLCMENNLPIIVFDMNKPGNLQSVIEGSGVGTLVS, translated from the coding sequence ATGCTTCCAAAGTACAAACGTGTTCTTCTAAAATTATCAGGAGAATCTTTACAAGCTAAAGGCTCTAATGATCCGTTTGATCCCAAAATTATCGAACAATATGCTAGAGATATTAAAGGCATAACCGAACTAGGCGTACAAGTTGCAGTAGTTGTCGGTGGTGGTAATATCTATCGTGGTATGAATGAGGCGGATAGTGGTATTGAAAGAGCTCATGGCGATTATATGGGCATGCTCGCTACAATGATCAATGGTATGGCAATGCAAGCAATGCTTGAAAAAATCGGTGTTTACACTAGATTACAATCTGCGATCCAAATGGAACAAGTTGCGGAACCTTATATAAGAAGAAGAGCGATTCGCCATTTGGAAAAAGGTAGAGTGGTAATTTTTGCGGCTGGTACTGGTAATCCTTATTTTACTACGGATACAGCGGGATCGCTTCGCGCCGTAGAAATTAAAGCGGATATCATCTTAAAAGGAACCAGAGTAGATGGCATCTACACTGCAGATCCAGAAAAAGATCCTACAGCTACTAGATATGAAAAAATCAGTTATCAAGAATGTATTTCCAATAATCTAAAAGTGATGGATATGACCGCATTCACACTTTGTATGGAAAACAATCTTCCTATTATCGTATTTGATATGAATAAACCAGGTAATTTACAAAGTGTAATTGAAGGTTCTGGTGTAGGTACGTTAGTTTCTTAA
- the uvrA gene encoding excinuclease ABC subunit UvrA, translating to MAKQKNTKVKDLDKNTMETTPLNDDIFIKGARTNNLKNVSVHIPRNKFTVVTGVSGSGKSSLTIDTLFAEGQRRYAESLSSYARQFMSRMNKPDVDYIKGLSPAIAIEQKVTTRTPRSTVGSMTEIYDYLRLLFARIGKTISPISGNIVKKDDVTDVVHFIQNQELGAKIFILFKFKMQANRDIREELNILLQKGFARILFKKGTSSNTEIIEDLLELPEKEFEKIFKGKQDIYALVDRLVKKELEEDDLHRLADSINTAFYEGDGEMQVVLGDTEIKNFSNKFELDGIKFEEPVPNLFSFNNPYGACPICEGFGQVLGIDPDLVIPDKRLSLFEGAVAPWKGEKLVWWKDQFIKGASKLKFPIHRPFADLTEEQIQQLWNGSQGTLGIHAFFEDIQSHMYKIQNRVLLSRYRGRTDCYECHGYRLRQEALYVKIDNKHIGQLCEIPTEDLILWFDNLPLSENDAKISVRLLTEIKQRLKTLINVGLGYLTLNRLANTLSGGESQRIQLTRSLGSTLTDSLYILDEPSIGLHSRDTERLIHVLKELRDLNNTVVVVEHDEMIMKEADHIIDMGPLAAHLGGEVTAEGDFKSIVKNPNSLTGKYLSGKLQIEPPAKVRKWTKSIVVEGARQNNLKNITVEFPLNILCAISGVSGSGKTTLVKQILYPGLMKMKEGTTDKVGFHKAITGNIKDIDHIEMVDQNPIGKSSRSNPVTYIKAYDEIRGLFAKQALSKIRGFQPKHFSFNVEGGRCDACKGEGEQIVEMQFLADVHLTCEVCGGKKFKEEVLEVQYKGKSIYDILELSVDEALEHFKEEKNIVKAIQPLQDVGLGYIKLGQSSDTLSGGEAQRVKLASFLGQGSKAGHILFIFDEPTTGLHFNDIKKLLASFNALIHQGHSILVIEHNTDVIRSADWVIDLGPEAGKKGGNLVFAGTPTELKKCKESFTAKYI from the coding sequence ATGGCAAAGCAAAAGAATACGAAAGTTAAAGATTTGGATAAAAATACAATGGAAACAACTCCATTAAATGACGATATATTTATCAAAGGTGCTAGAACAAATAATCTAAAAAATGTCTCTGTACATATTCCTAGAAATAAATTTACTGTCGTAACCGGTGTGTCCGGCAGTGGCAAATCCTCCCTTACAATAGATACTTTATTTGCGGAGGGACAAAGACGTTATGCAGAAAGCCTTAGTTCTTATGCACGACAATTTATGTCGCGTATGAACAAACCCGATGTGGATTATATTAAAGGTTTAAGTCCAGCCATTGCCATCGAGCAAAAGGTTACAACTCGTACGCCGAGAAGTACCGTTGGCAGTATGACGGAGATCTATGATTATCTGAGATTATTATTTGCCCGAATAGGAAAAACAATATCGCCCATAAGCGGAAATATTGTCAAAAAAGACGACGTTACTGACGTTGTTCATTTTATTCAAAATCAAGAACTTGGAGCAAAAATATTTATTCTTTTCAAATTTAAAATGCAAGCAAATAGAGATATTCGAGAAGAACTGAATATTCTTTTACAAAAAGGATTTGCGCGTATTTTATTCAAAAAAGGAACTTCTAGTAATACAGAGATCATTGAAGATCTACTTGAATTGCCAGAAAAAGAATTTGAAAAAATCTTTAAGGGAAAACAAGATATTTATGCCTTAGTAGATCGTCTTGTCAAAAAGGAACTAGAAGAAGATGATCTACATCGCCTTGCAGACTCCATAAATACCGCATTTTATGAGGGGGATGGAGAAATGCAAGTGGTGCTTGGAGATACAGAAATTAAAAATTTCAGCAATAAATTTGAATTAGACGGGATTAAATTTGAGGAACCTGTTCCTAATTTATTCTCCTTCAACAATCCTTATGGCGCATGTCCCATATGTGAAGGATTTGGTCAAGTATTAGGTATCGATCCAGATTTAGTTATACCAGATAAAAGATTGAGTCTATTCGAAGGAGCAGTGGCTCCTTGGAAAGGAGAAAAGTTGGTTTGGTGGAAGGATCAATTCATCAAAGGTGCATCCAAATTGAAATTTCCTATTCATCGTCCATTTGCAGACTTGACAGAAGAGCAAATCCAACAATTGTGGAATGGAAGTCAAGGGACATTGGGCATCCATGCTTTTTTTGAAGACATTCAATCGCATATGTACAAAATACAAAATCGTGTTTTGTTGAGCCGCTATCGTGGCCGCACAGATTGTTACGAATGTCACGGATATCGCCTGCGACAAGAGGCTTTATATGTAAAAATCGATAACAAACATATCGGCCAATTATGCGAAATTCCAACAGAAGATCTCATTCTATGGTTTGACAATTTACCATTATCGGAAAATGATGCAAAAATTAGTGTGCGTCTTTTAACGGAAATTAAGCAAAGATTAAAGACGCTCATCAACGTAGGATTGGGATATTTGACCTTAAATAGATTGGCAAATACGCTCAGTGGTGGCGAAAGCCAGCGTATTCAATTAACTCGTAGCTTGGGTAGCACATTAACAGATTCTCTTTATATTTTGGACGAACCGAGTATTGGTTTGCATTCACGAGATACGGAACGTTTAATTCATGTACTTAAAGAATTACGAGATTTGAATAATACGGTTGTGGTTGTGGAGCATGATGAAATGATCATGAAAGAAGCGGATCACATTATTGACATGGGACCATTAGCGGCGCATTTGGGTGGTGAAGTTACTGCAGAAGGCGATTTCAAATCGATTGTCAAAAATCCAAATAGTCTTACGGGAAAATATCTCAGTGGAAAATTACAAATCGAGCCACCAGCCAAGGTTCGTAAATGGACGAAATCAATTGTCGTCGAAGGAGCACGTCAGAATAATTTGAAAAATATTACGGTAGAATTTCCACTGAATATTTTGTGTGCAATCTCTGGTGTCAGCGGAAGTGGAAAGACTACTTTAGTCAAACAAATTCTGTATCCCGGACTAATGAAAATGAAAGAAGGAACAACGGATAAAGTTGGCTTTCACAAAGCCATTACGGGAAATATTAAGGACATTGACCATATCGAAATGGTGGATCAAAATCCTATTGGAAAATCTTCTCGTAGCAATCCAGTCACTTATATCAAAGCATATGACGAAATTAGAGGGTTATTTGCCAAACAAGCATTATCCAAAATCCGAGGTTTTCAACCGAAACATTTTTCATTCAATGTAGAAGGTGGACGTTGTGATGCTTGTAAAGGCGAAGGCGAACAAATTGTAGAAATGCAATTTTTAGCGGATGTGCATTTGACTTGTGAGGTTTGCGGAGGTAAAAAGTTCAAAGAAGAAGTATTAGAAGTTCAATACAAAGGAAAAAGCATTTACGATATATTGGAATTGAGCGTGGATGAAGCATTGGAACATTTCAAAGAAGAAAAAAATATTGTCAAAGCTATACAACCTTTGCAAGATGTCGGATTGGGTTATATCAAATTGGGACAATCTTCAGATACATTGAGTGGTGGAGAAGCGCAACGTGTAAAATTAGCCAGTTTCTTAGGTCAAGGAAGCAAAGCAGGACATATTCTGTTCATTTTTGATGAACCGACAACGGGTTTGCATTTCAATGATATAAAAAAATTATTAGCCTCTTTTAATGCATTGATTCATCAAGGGCATAGTATTTTGGTTATTGAGCACAATACGGATGTTATTCGCTCGGCAGATTGGGTAATTGATTTGGGACCAGAAGCCGGAAAAAAAGGAGGCAATCTTGTATTTGCAGGTACGCCAACGGAACTGAAAAAATGTAAAGAAAGCTTTACAGCAAAGTATATTTAA
- a CDS encoding RNA polymerase sigma factor: protein MKELQSLNDTNLVLAFQNGNLKALDVLIERYKDKLYSSIYFLVKDEWIADDIYQDTFIRIIDTLRFHRYNEQGKFLPWAARIAHNLCIDFFRKQKRKPPIVTSDQGEVRDIFDAIDSQVDNAEQKMMQQQSFGLMYQMLDLLPNDQREVIVLRHFADLSFKEIAVMTNCSINTALGRMRYGLINLRKIMTENSVVL from the coding sequence ATGAAAGAACTTCAATCGTTAAATGATACGAATCTCGTATTAGCGTTTCAAAATGGAAATTTGAAAGCTTTAGACGTTTTAATCGAACGTTATAAAGATAAATTATATAGCTCTATTTATTTCTTAGTCAAAGATGAATGGATTGCTGATGATATCTATCAAGATACATTTATCCGTATCATTGATACATTAAGATTTCATCGATACAACGAACAAGGAAAATTTCTCCCTTGGGCAGCAAGAATTGCCCATAATTTGTGCATCGATTTTTTCAGAAAACAAAAGCGCAAACCACCAATAGTGACTAGCGATCAAGGTGAGGTTCGTGATATATTTGATGCCATCGATTCTCAAGTTGATAATGCAGAGCAAAAAATGATGCAGCAACAAAGTTTTGGTTTGATGTATCAAATGTTGGATTTGTTGCCTAATGATCAAAGAGAAGTAATTGTTTTAAGGCATTTTGCAGATCTTAGCTTTAAAGAAATCGCAGTGATGACCAATTGCAGTATTAATACAGCTTTAGGTAGAATGCGATATGGTTTAATTAATCTTAGAAAAATAATGACGGAAAACAGCGTCGTTTTATAA
- a CDS encoding glycoside hydrolase family 3 N-terminal domain-containing protein, with protein sequence MKKKLYTLAFLLASISVKTKAQDFLQHTPAADNWVDSVFQTLSQKNKIAQLMVLRESSTKDGQPIFFDKDLLKQIKKYGIGSICVFQGSPIVQAPILNKLQATSKIPLLVCIDGEMGLGMRMTEVAKFPDQLTMGAMNNPDLVYRIGAAMAEQCKRMGIQNDYAPVVDINNNPNNPVIGYRSFGQDKYKVAQYGVRIMRGMQDNGVMATAKHFPGHGDVAVDSHLDLPIINKSIAALDTLEFYPFRAMFDSGVASVMIAHLSIPAIDSTPNLATSLSPKNVNGLLRNEFKFKGISFTDALEMKGVAKFFPAGKASVQSLIAGNDMLCLPGDIDNSIKQIQAAIKSGELKQEDLDFRVKKVLLAKYNLGLSQKPVVDTTNLVADLNKDVPDLRAEVAQNAMTLIKLENPNVLHLDSGKVAYVSVGDVNTELGKELNGKFKADIFEFSFKDDASAANALYQKIQDGKYDKVVIGLHDFSKRPANNFGISDAAIDLIKKVDQNNLAFTYVFGNPYAVKLVLDNKNIAVAYEDDSIFQHAAFLTLAQEEGFKGQLPVTIADAFPYGYGLTKMPMTYPTEVGLSKKKLKIIDSIVDGAIKEHAFPGCEVLVARNGQIAFMKNYGYMTYDSLQPVATRDIYDLASCTKITATTISVMRLFEEGKLDLNKTLGDYLPWVKNTDKAPLKIRDILLHQAGLVAFIPFYKAVIDSVTGVPLPQYFHTVKDAQFSVEVAPNLYLRRDYLDTVQNLIVKSKLGPMYNYVYSDNDFIFLGKIVEKLSGLPLNEYVKTNFYEPLGMTSTTFLPLENNVPISQIAPTEHEKNYRQQQLRGTVHDPGAALMGGVAGHAGLYSDAYDLSKLYNMLLNGGEWEGKRYFKKSTIAYFTAYNTPFSRRGLGFDKPQMNSKNGETTYPSKYASPLTFGHTGYTGTCIWADPKEDLLFVFLSNRVYPDGGENVKINKLNVRENILDAVYQAIQH encoded by the coding sequence ATGAAAAAGAAATTATATACGTTGGCGTTTTTATTAGCATCTATTAGCGTAAAAACTAAAGCGCAGGATTTTTTACAACATACACCCGCAGCGGACAATTGGGTAGATAGTGTATTTCAAACTTTGTCACAAAAAAATAAGATTGCGCAGTTGATGGTGCTTAGAGAAAGTAGTACCAAAGATGGTCAACCTATTTTTTTTGATAAAGATTTACTAAAGCAAATTAAGAAATATGGAATTGGTTCGATTTGTGTATTTCAAGGTAGCCCAATTGTGCAAGCGCCAATTTTAAATAAATTACAAGCTACATCCAAAATTCCATTATTGGTATGTATTGATGGCGAGATGGGATTGGGAATGCGTATGACAGAAGTTGCCAAATTTCCTGATCAATTGACGATGGGCGCTATGAATAACCCAGATTTAGTATATCGTATTGGTGCTGCGATGGCAGAACAATGCAAAAGAATGGGGATTCAAAATGATTATGCTCCCGTTGTAGATATTAATAATAATCCCAATAATCCTGTTATTGGTTACAGATCTTTCGGACAGGATAAATATAAAGTAGCGCAATATGGTGTGCGCATTATGAGAGGGATGCAAGATAATGGTGTGATGGCAACCGCTAAACATTTTCCTGGACATGGTGATGTTGCCGTAGATTCTCATTTGGATCTGCCGATAATCAACAAGTCTATCGCGGCGTTAGATACTTTGGAATTTTATCCATTTAGAGCCATGTTTGATTCTGGTGTCGCAAGTGTAATGATTGCACATTTATCCATTCCAGCAATTGATAGTACGCCTAATCTAGCAACGTCTCTTTCTCCTAAAAATGTCAATGGCTTATTGAGAAATGAATTTAAATTTAAAGGAATTTCATTTACAGATGCGTTGGAAATGAAAGGTGTAGCTAAATTTTTCCCTGCCGGAAAAGCATCCGTTCAATCGCTTATAGCTGGTAATGATATGCTTTGTTTGCCTGGAGATATTGACAATAGCATTAAGCAAATACAAGCAGCTATTAAAAGTGGTGAATTAAAACAAGAGGATTTAGATTTTCGCGTAAAGAAAGTTTTATTGGCAAAATACAATTTGGGACTTTCCCAAAAGCCGGTGGTGGATACAACTAATTTAGTTGCTGATTTGAATAAAGATGTTCCTGATTTGCGTGCAGAAGTTGCACAAAATGCGATGACATTAATCAAATTAGAAAATCCGAATGTATTGCATTTGGATAGTGGAAAAGTTGCGTACGTTTCTGTTGGTGATGTAAATACGGAATTGGGAAAAGAACTGAATGGAAAATTTAAGGCAGATATATTTGAGTTTTCGTTCAAAGATGATGCTTCGGCAGCAAATGCTTTGTATCAAAAAATTCAAGATGGAAAATATGACAAAGTCGTAATCGGTTTGCATGATTTTTCCAAAAGACCAGCAAATAATTTCGGAATTTCAGATGCTGCGATTGATTTAATAAAAAAAGTAGATCAAAATAATTTGGCATTTACCTATGTATTTGGCAATCCTTATGCTGTGAAATTAGTTTTAGATAATAAAAACATCGCTGTCGCATACGAAGACGATAGCATATTCCAACACGCAGCATTTTTGACATTGGCGCAAGAAGAAGGATTCAAAGGGCAGTTGCCTGTAACTATTGCAGATGCATTTCCGTATGGATATGGGTTGACTAAAATGCCCATGACTTATCCAACTGAAGTTGGCTTGAGTAAAAAAAAACTAAAAATTATTGATTCCATCGTAGATGGAGCCATTAAGGAACATGCTTTTCCCGGTTGTGAAGTATTAGTAGCGCGCAATGGTCAGATAGCTTTTATGAAAAATTATGGCTATATGACTTATGATAGTTTGCAACCTGTTGCAACTCGCGATATATATGACTTGGCTTCTTGTACAAAAATTACGGCAACAACTATTTCCGTAATGCGTTTATTCGAAGAAGGAAAATTGGATTTGAATAAAACATTGGGAGACTATTTACCATGGGTAAAAAATACGGATAAAGCACCTTTAAAAATCAGAGATATATTATTGCACCAAGCGGGTTTGGTGGCATTTATTCCATTTTACAAGGCCGTGATCGATAGTGTTACTGGTGTGCCTTTGCCTCAATATTTCCATACAGTTAAAGATGCACAATTTTCTGTAGAGGTTGCGCCAAATTTATATTTGAGACGAGATTATTTGGATACTGTACAGAATTTAATTGTAAAGAGTAAATTAGGTCCGATGTACAATTACGTGTATTCGGATAATGATTTTATTTTTTTGGGAAAAATAGTTGAAAAATTATCAGGACTTCCTTTGAATGAATATGTAAAAACAAATTTTTACGAACCACTTGGAATGACTTCGACTACATTTTTACCATTGGAAAATAATGTACCGATTTCTCAAATCGCACCAACCGAACATGAAAAAAATTACAGACAACAACAATTACGTGGTACGGTTCATGACCCTGGTGCTGCGTTGATGGGAGGAGTTGCTGGGCATGCTGGTTTGTATAGTGACGCTTATGATTTATCCAAATTGTACAATATGCTTTTAAATGGCGGCGAGTGGGAAGGAAAACGTTATTTCAAAAAGTCGACTATTGCTTATTTTACAGCATACAATACGCCATTTAGTAGGAGAGGATTGGGATTTGATAAACCTCAGATGAATAGCAAAAATGGAGAGACGACCTATCCTTCAAAATATGCTTCGCCATTGACCTTTGGACATACGGGTTATACGGGCACCTGCATCTGGGCAGATCCCAAAGAAGACTTGTTATTTGTGTTTCTTTCCAATAGAGTTTATCCCGACGGAGGTGAGAATGTGAAGATCAATAAATTAAATGTTCGTGAAAATATTTTGGATGCTGTTTATCAAGCGATACAGCATTAG